In Synechococcus sp. KORDI-52, one genomic interval encodes:
- a CDS encoding magnesium chelatase subunit H, translating into MFTQVRSADRRVAPVEGQNHKSVMKAVYVVLEPQYQNALTQAATALNAAGGDLGIELSGYLIEELRDDDNYAGFCADVAEADVFVASLIFIEDLAQKVVDAVAPHRDRLKAAVVFPSMPEVMRLNKLGSFSMAQLGQSKSAIAGFMKKRKEAGGAGFQDAMLKLLNTLPTVLKYLPVEKAQDARSFMLSFQYWLGGTPDNLRNFLLMLADKYVFPAAEGEERPAMEVAEPEVFPDLGIWHPLAPSMFEDLKEYLNWTSSRTDLSEDARKGPVIGLVLQRSHIVTGDDAHYVATIQELEFRGARVIPIFCGGLDFSKPVNAFFYDPLNPEQPLVDGIVSLTGFALVGGPARQDHPKAIESLKKLNRPYMVALPLVFQTTQEWEQSDLGLHPVQVALQIAIPELDGAIEPIVLSGRDDATGKAHTLQDRVDAIAERAIRWSSLRIKPRIDKKLAITVFSFPPDKGNVGTAAYLDVFGSIHRVMQEMKAKGYDVQDLPSTPRELLEAVINDADAMQGSPELSIAHRMSVEEYERLTPYSERLEENWGKPPGNLNSDGQNLLVFGRHFGNVFVGVQPTFGYEGDPMRLLYSRSASPHHGFAAYYTYLQKIWKADAVLHFGTHGSLEFMPGKQMGMSETCYPDSLIGALPNLYYYAANNPSEATIAKRRGYASTISYLTPPAENAGLYKGLKELGELVGSYQQLREGGRGVQIVNTIIETARQCNLDKDVDLPEDDASTLELEGRDALVGAVYRQLMEIESRLLPCGLHTIGKPPTAEEAIATLVNIAALEREEDGLRSLPGLLAEAMGRSIEDVYKGNDEGVLADVELNRTITETSRAAIGAMVRTLTGRDGRVSLRNSFGWFYDLLAKFGFKLPSPWLRACCSAGFVQIDSTELDKVFAYLRFCLEQVCADMEMESLLKALDGEYILPGPGGDPIRNPGVLPSGKNIHALDPQAIPTRAAVAAAKSVVDKLIERQREEQGTWPETIACVLWGTDNIKTYGESLAQILWFVGVKPMPDSVGRVNKLELIPLEELGRPRVDVVVNCSGVFRDLFINQMALIDQAVKMAAEADEPLDQNFVRKHALEQAEKEGTSLRDAACRVFSNASGSYSSNVNLAVENSTWEEEGELQEMYLSRKTFAFNADNPGEMNQKRKVFENVMKTADVTFQNLDSAEISLTDVSHYFDSDPTKLIAGLREDGKSPTSYIADTTTANAQVRSLSETIRLDSRTKLLNPKWYEGMLDSGYEGVREVAKRLNFTLGWSATSGAVDNFVYEEANETFINDPEMRKRLLELNPNSFRQIVGTLLEVHGRGYWETSDENIEQLQELYQEVEDRIEGVTV; encoded by the coding sequence ATGTTCACACAGGTCCGCTCCGCCGATCGTCGCGTTGCTCCTGTGGAGGGTCAGAACCACAAATCCGTGATGAAGGCGGTGTACGTGGTGCTTGAGCCGCAGTACCAGAACGCTCTGACCCAGGCGGCGACAGCTCTTAATGCCGCTGGCGGTGACCTGGGCATTGAGCTGAGCGGATACCTGATCGAAGAACTGCGCGACGACGACAATTACGCCGGCTTCTGTGCAGATGTGGCCGAGGCCGATGTCTTTGTGGCCTCTTTGATCTTCATCGAAGACCTGGCCCAGAAGGTGGTGGATGCCGTCGCCCCCCATCGCGACCGGCTTAAGGCCGCCGTGGTCTTCCCCTCGATGCCCGAGGTGATGCGGCTCAACAAGCTGGGCAGCTTTTCCATGGCTCAGCTCGGCCAGAGCAAAAGCGCCATTGCCGGCTTCATGAAGAAGCGGAAGGAAGCAGGAGGTGCCGGTTTCCAGGACGCGATGCTCAAGCTGCTGAACACGCTGCCCACCGTTCTCAAGTACCTGCCCGTTGAGAAAGCGCAGGACGCCCGCAGCTTCATGCTCAGCTTTCAGTACTGGCTGGGGGGAACTCCCGACAACCTGCGGAACTTCCTTCTGATGCTGGCCGACAAGTATGTCTTTCCAGCCGCTGAGGGCGAGGAACGTCCAGCGATGGAGGTGGCTGAACCTGAGGTGTTTCCTGACCTCGGCATCTGGCACCCCCTGGCTCCCTCAATGTTTGAGGACCTGAAGGAATACCTGAACTGGACCTCCAGCCGCACCGACCTGTCTGAGGACGCGCGCAAAGGACCGGTGATCGGCCTTGTACTGCAGCGCAGCCACATCGTCACCGGTGATGACGCCCACTATGTGGCCACCATCCAGGAACTGGAGTTCCGTGGTGCCCGCGTGATTCCGATCTTCTGCGGCGGACTCGACTTCTCCAAGCCGGTCAACGCCTTCTTCTACGACCCGCTGAATCCCGAGCAGCCCCTGGTGGACGGCATCGTTTCCCTGACCGGCTTTGCGCTGGTGGGTGGCCCGGCCCGCCAGGACCATCCGAAAGCGATTGAATCGCTGAAGAAGCTCAACCGTCCTTACATGGTGGCGCTTCCCCTCGTCTTCCAGACCACCCAGGAGTGGGAACAGAGCGACCTCGGCCTTCACCCGGTGCAGGTGGCCCTGCAAATCGCCATCCCTGAACTGGATGGCGCCATCGAGCCGATCGTTCTCTCGGGCCGGGATGACGCCACCGGCAAGGCCCATACGCTCCAGGATCGGGTTGATGCCATCGCTGAACGTGCCATCCGTTGGTCGTCGCTGCGGATCAAACCCCGCATCGACAAGAAGCTGGCGATTACCGTGTTCAGCTTTCCTCCTGACAAAGGCAACGTCGGCACGGCCGCTTATCTCGACGTCTTCGGCTCCATCCATCGGGTGATGCAGGAGATGAAGGCGAAGGGGTACGACGTGCAGGATCTGCCGTCGACCCCGCGCGAGCTGCTGGAGGCGGTGATCAATGATGCCGATGCCATGCAGGGCTCACCGGAGTTGTCCATCGCCCATCGGATGAGCGTTGAGGAGTACGAGCGCTTGACGCCTTACTCCGAAAGGCTGGAAGAGAACTGGGGCAAGCCCCCCGGCAACCTCAACAGTGATGGTCAGAACTTGCTGGTTTTCGGTCGTCACTTCGGCAATGTTTTCGTCGGCGTTCAGCCCACCTTCGGCTACGAAGGTGATCCGATGCGACTGCTCTACTCCCGCAGTGCAAGCCCCCATCACGGTTTTGCTGCCTATTACACCTACTTGCAGAAGATCTGGAAGGCTGACGCGGTGCTCCACTTCGGCACCCACGGCTCCCTCGAGTTCATGCCCGGCAAGCAGATGGGCATGAGCGAAACCTGCTACCCCGACTCCCTGATCGGCGCACTTCCCAACCTCTATTACTACGCCGCCAACAACCCTTCCGAGGCCACCATCGCCAAGCGACGGGGTTATGCCTCGACGATCAGCTACCTCACCCCTCCTGCTGAAAATGCAGGCCTCTACAAAGGGTTGAAAGAACTGGGTGAGCTGGTGGGGTCCTATCAGCAGTTGCGGGAGGGAGGCCGCGGCGTTCAGATCGTCAACACCATCATCGAGACGGCGCGTCAGTGCAACCTGGACAAGGACGTTGATCTGCCGGAAGACGACGCCTCCACCCTTGAGCTGGAGGGACGCGATGCCCTGGTGGGCGCGGTTTACCGCCAGTTGATGGAGATCGAAAGCCGTCTTCTGCCCTGTGGTCTGCACACCATTGGCAAGCCACCGACGGCAGAGGAAGCCATTGCCACCCTGGTGAACATCGCTGCGCTTGAGCGTGAGGAGGATGGCTTGCGCTCACTCCCCGGCCTGCTGGCCGAGGCAATGGGCCGCTCCATTGAAGACGTTTACAAAGGCAATGACGAAGGTGTCCTCGCCGATGTAGAGCTCAACCGCACGATCACGGAGACATCCCGTGCTGCGATCGGCGCCATGGTGCGCACGCTCACTGGTCGTGACGGTCGGGTGAGCCTGCGCAACAGCTTCGGCTGGTTCTACGACCTGCTGGCCAAGTTCGGTTTCAAGCTTCCTTCCCCTTGGCTTCGGGCTTGCTGCAGCGCTGGTTTTGTGCAGATCGACTCCACCGAGCTCGACAAAGTCTTCGCTTATCTGCGCTTCTGCCTTGAGCAGGTGTGTGCCGACATGGAGATGGAAAGTCTGCTGAAGGCCCTTGATGGTGAGTACATCCTGCCGGGCCCCGGTGGTGACCCGATTCGTAATCCTGGTGTGCTGCCCAGCGGCAAGAACATCCACGCCCTCGATCCGCAGGCGATCCCGACCCGTGCCGCGGTGGCTGCAGCCAAGAGTGTTGTCGACAAGTTGATTGAGCGTCAGCGCGAGGAGCAGGGCACCTGGCCCGAGACCATTGCCTGTGTGCTTTGGGGAACCGACAACATCAAAACCTACGGCGAATCTTTGGCTCAGATTCTCTGGTTTGTCGGCGTCAAGCCCATGCCGGATTCCGTGGGTCGGGTGAACAAGCTCGAGCTGATTCCGCTTGAGGAGCTTGGCCGTCCCCGTGTTGATGTGGTTGTGAACTGCTCCGGTGTGTTCCGCGATCTGTTCATCAACCAGATGGCCTTGATTGATCAGGCCGTCAAGATGGCTGCGGAAGCTGATGAGCCCTTGGATCAGAATTTTGTGCGCAAGCACGCGCTCGAGCAGGCCGAAAAAGAGGGAACCTCGTTGCGGGATGCAGCCTGTCGGGTGTTCTCCAATGCCAGTGGAAGCTACAGCTCCAATGTGAACCTCGCGGTGGAGAACAGCACCTGGGAAGAAGAAGGTGAGCTGCAGGAGATGTATCTCTCCCGCAAGACCTTTGCCTTCAACGCCGACAACCCCGGTGAGATGAACCAGAAGCGCAAGGTGTTCGAGAACGTGATGAAGACGGCGGATGTCACCTTCCAGAACCTGGACTCCGCGGAAATCTCCCTCACCGACGTGAGCCACTACTTCGATTCCGACCCCACCAAGCTGATTGCTGGCCTGCGGGAGGATGGCAAGTCTCCCACCAGCTACATCGCTGACACCACCACGGCTAACGCTCAGGTGCGGTCGCTCAGTGAGACGATCCGCCTGGATTCACGAACCAAGTTGTTGAATCCGAAATGGTATGAAGGCATGCTCGATTCAGGTTACGAGGGTGTGCGTGAAGTGGCTAAGCGCCTCAACTTCACTCTGGGTTGGAGTGCCACAAGTGGCGCCGTAGACAACTTCGTTTATGAGGAAGCCAACGAGACCTTCATCAATGACCCGGAAATGCGGAAGCGTCTATTGGAATTGAACCCCAACAGTTTCCGCCAGATCGTGGGCACGCTTCTTGAGGTGCATGGACGCGGTTACTGGGAGACCTCCGATGAGAACATTGAACAACTGCAGGAGCTGTATCAGGAGGTGGAAGATCGAATCGAAGGTGTAACGGTCTGA
- a CDS encoding Mur ligase family protein, whose protein sequence is MSITINDIQQFAGKNFYPPLPGDLVVNLNHNLKRAGFDDVVFLPFNKPENHKIYDFLKGKHRLNVKALIADREHPVVDALTTPKLCVDDAYDLYRRLAKLARSRFEGEMVMIIGSAGKTALKIYLSQLMSDAKPCHAAVDSKNRTRSICRTLTSIPKGTDVCLVEAATADPSSVIKRSEIIQPTIILASEFLEEHMKYHPNMNTLVATKLKSLNSLQGDKILIHQYQEHLDSCIQKAVQAACIDRVFTYGWSDRCDACINAISLSPEGQTVSANVLGVDLQFQIPFMEKHAALQVTAAMLLCKLFGLDLNQLKNKTSRLTNYESSGNMHLLQNKSGIKQIHLYSCCDRGSFPSFSALIETLKSTKDLHDGRRVAIFSKMRDFHYNKSYQFNDQNLIDSLNQSGIDLLITLWDFSLVHDVSRLSIPVIHYDTLLDLKSDLLGIIQNNDMVYLKGTWTVNESLKTIRDLLFSEFEFKRKLY, encoded by the coding sequence ATGAGTATAACCATTAACGATATTCAGCAGTTTGCCGGGAAAAATTTTTATCCCCCCCTTCCTGGAGACTTGGTTGTTAACTTGAATCATAATCTCAAGAGAGCTGGATTTGATGACGTTGTTTTTTTGCCATTCAATAAACCCGAAAATCACAAAATATATGATTTCCTCAAAGGCAAACATCGGCTGAACGTTAAAGCTCTGATAGCCGATCGAGAGCATCCTGTCGTTGATGCCCTTACAACCCCCAAGTTGTGTGTGGATGATGCCTACGACCTTTATCGACGTTTGGCAAAGCTGGCACGATCCAGATTTGAAGGAGAGATGGTGATGATTATTGGTTCTGCTGGCAAAACAGCATTAAAAATATATTTAAGTCAACTTATGTCTGATGCCAAACCGTGTCATGCAGCAGTTGATAGTAAAAATCGTACACGTTCCATCTGTAGAACTCTCACCAGTATTCCAAAAGGCACGGATGTGTGCCTGGTTGAAGCCGCCACAGCAGATCCATCTTCAGTGATCAAAAGAAGCGAGATCATTCAGCCTACAATCATACTTGCCTCAGAGTTTCTAGAAGAGCATATGAAATACCATCCCAATATGAATACCTTAGTCGCCACGAAGCTCAAATCTTTGAATTCATTGCAAGGAGATAAGATATTGATCCATCAATATCAAGAGCACTTGGATTCATGCATCCAAAAAGCTGTTCAAGCTGCGTGCATTGATCGAGTTTTTACATATGGTTGGTCTGATCGATGTGATGCTTGTATTAATGCAATAAGCCTGTCTCCAGAAGGTCAAACTGTATCTGCAAATGTGTTGGGCGTTGATTTGCAATTTCAAATCCCTTTCATGGAGAAGCATGCTGCGCTTCAAGTTACAGCAGCCATGTTGCTTTGCAAGCTTTTTGGTCTTGATTTAAATCAATTAAAGAACAAAACCAGCAGGCTGACGAATTATGAAAGTAGTGGTAATATGCACCTACTGCAGAATAAATCTGGGATCAAGCAAATTCATTTGTATTCTTGCTGTGATCGAGGCAGCTTTCCCTCCTTTTCTGCGCTCATCGAAACTTTGAAGTCGACAAAAGACTTGCATGACGGTAGAAGAGTTGCAATTTTCTCAAAAATGAGAGATTTTCATTACAATAAATCTTATCAATTTAATGATCAGAATTTGATTGACTCGCTTAACCAATCGGGTATCGATTTGTTGATTACGTTATGGGATTTTTCATTGGTTCATGACGTTTCCAGACTGTCAATCCCAGTGATCCACTACGACACTTTGCTTGATCTCAAATCAGATCTTCTGGGAATCATCCAAAACAACGATATGGTTTACTTGAAAGGCACATGGACCGTAAATGAATCTTTAAAGACAATTAGAGACCTACTTTTCTCTGAATTTGAATTTAAACGTAAACTGTATTAA
- a CDS encoding YkgJ family cysteine cluster protein: protein MTAIQDEQEAILCRSCGMCCRGAFFVNIKISENEINPLNQTTRLKPFAKKNKFYSPQPCPELGTHGCLIYDRRPIDCKNYECQLLDCLKSGIKSLDECLSDVHLLQNKYDELCRFMLKQDSAPSIDVFNLRFELARFLTSSMAHVQSDINIDGLPAREQLILIYDYLKVVNDKFRQTKLLPKMTELMALVWIKRLR, encoded by the coding sequence ATGACTGCCATTCAAGATGAACAAGAGGCGATTCTTTGTCGATCCTGTGGAATGTGCTGCAGAGGGGCTTTTTTTGTTAATATTAAAATCTCAGAAAATGAAATTAACCCCTTAAATCAAACGACAAGGCTAAAGCCCTTCGCTAAAAAAAATAAATTTTACTCTCCTCAACCTTGCCCGGAACTGGGCACTCATGGTTGTTTGATCTACGATCGTCGCCCAATTGATTGTAAAAATTACGAGTGCCAACTGCTGGATTGCTTAAAATCTGGCATCAAGTCGCTTGATGAATGCTTATCAGATGTGCATTTGCTCCAAAACAAGTATGATGAATTATGCAGATTTATGCTGAAGCAAGATTCTGCACCCTCCATTGATGTTTTTAACCTTCGGTTCGAGTTGGCCCGGTTCTTAACTTCCAGCATGGCTCATGTTCAGAGTGATATCAATATCGACGGTTTGCCTGCTCGCGAACAGCTTATTCTGATTTATGACTATCTTAAAGTCGTCAATGATAAATTCAGGCAGACAAAATTGCTGCCTAAGATGACTGAGCTAATGGCGTTGGTATGGATTAAACGTTTGCGATGA
- a CDS encoding response regulator transcription factor — MGSKGCHLIIQNKIGANLREQLEDRPDLGVIISEGEGFEHGVELLASIRSQKSSLPLIHLINNDHFRQRVISLQAGSDDVLSFPFALEELDARIEALIRRVGMETDHLEGALRKHADLELNTETREVNRAGIIKKLTVKEYDLMMYFLQHPGQTLARKAILHAVWGQSWTGDDNLLEVYIRYLRKKIERPGHDKLIQTVRGMGYLLK; from the coding sequence TTGGGAAGCAAGGGCTGCCATCTGATCATCCAAAACAAGATCGGCGCCAATCTCAGGGAACAACTGGAGGACCGGCCAGATCTTGGTGTGATCATCAGCGAAGGCGAGGGCTTCGAGCATGGAGTGGAACTGCTGGCTTCCATCCGTTCTCAGAAATCGTCACTGCCGTTGATTCATCTGATTAATAACGATCACTTTCGCCAACGGGTGATTTCATTACAGGCCGGATCAGACGATGTGTTGTCGTTCCCCTTCGCCTTGGAGGAACTGGATGCCCGCATCGAAGCACTGATCCGCCGAGTCGGCATGGAGACGGATCATCTCGAGGGTGCGCTTCGTAAGCATGCCGACCTGGAGTTGAACACGGAAACACGGGAAGTGAATCGGGCTGGAATCATTAAAAAGCTTACTGTTAAAGAATATGATCTGATGATGTATTTTTTACAACACCCCGGGCAAACTCTCGCCAGGAAAGCAATCCTTCATGCGGTCTGGGGACAGAGCTGGACTGGGGATGACAACCTCCTGGAGGTGTACATCCGCTATCTACGCAAAAAGATCGAACGACCAGGGCACGACAAGCTAATTCAAACCGTACGCGGGATGGGCTATCTGCTCAAATAG